The following coding sequences are from one Musa acuminata AAA Group cultivar baxijiao chromosome BXJ2-4, Cavendish_Baxijiao_AAA, whole genome shotgun sequence window:
- the LOC135585181 gene encoding uncharacterized protein LOC135585181 isoform X2: MWIEDVKEDATSGWYTYFQDKKSSEYLHDSYVPKLVNGNSGQDKEMLKQMMLEHDTIFRNQVFELHRLYRIQKDLMNEFQTRRFYQPSMVAEASHSNCLSQMQTECTGGMSDVSHFTIGNTSYGQTPVAGTERLQVHFTREGSTQSDHIPVSNDASPKGIKQLDYRSQKRRTFDLQLPADVYIDIEDSDEYGQTNITEPSCSSSILKNGTCSLYSENDVKLTLASSHGEDHYMSKSPTQVSVSACSTVDISKSTTEMCFERPANSAFVQLLGFKTHSECSQRHHSSVRSNTLFVDRHSDQQATSEFLYANVHTKREWPFSSHESGGNGSSVFFLDQTSYNYNVSTSRALQLNTKRSGRSFSFDCNNPEIRSRQESTHDVQAPVRAPHFTCSNSGLMSPSMPSSITIPQADSTSYGSSFISSWRKPATSISNETLAIQTLPCCSGSSNPSNEMLSSKVDAQIPIPCEWWQYGRNLTTSQESGFGVYRTNGFHHGFRPDSHSVLHSKVVSSEPDQTDDSNEGLHDYTSGSCVKGFASRDLKSPTNMNINQVFPSGIEDVEDKYDKLSVGSSCLRKKISCNLSVGLNKHASKVAFSFSSGQPQLNSRSDAVAPDIGRKVEKELDYSLCNLQEVMPSCQFKDHKMQGNEVSENNGEKILRLFVHDKNQQINMSVSVGHMEKHLTDNTKIMINDDMTFTDLGCDPKVLKSQTDIHVGDSVTETCPGECKGSFKNHIDLNVELACTDYPISSVKLPQGEIVVQSSHCIPSFGAKIASAIDLEAPISQYKMGIINKQRYIPLSEKDGSKEKDYSVDALIRLAAENLVAISIDCNGCLPGFDTLSWFAEVVSCSAENPMLLGNVGDGGTKSSDYDDFDLFEAMTLTLEEIKVDQYWSRPKELDDKDVKKDKGDAGLASLLLTKPRRGQARKRRQRKDFQRDILPGLATLSRHEITEDLRTIGVMMQASGSPWQTALTRRTKGQNQMTCRAKGRRQPRSLAITIEEIHVSPPLHPQPGNFEVGVNDRSMIGWGRITRRPRRQRCPPGSLPLPLT; the protein is encoded by the exons GATGTTAAGGAGGATGCAACAAGCGGTTGGTATACTTACTTTCAGGATAAGAAATCAAGTGAGTATCTCCATGATAGTTACGTACCAAAGCTGGTGAATGGAAACTCAGGGCAGGATAAAGAAATGTTAAAGCAGATGATGCTTGAACATGACACCATATTTAGGAACCAG GTATTTGAACTTCATCGTCTTTATAGAATACAGAAAGACTTGATGAATGAGTTTCAAACTAGAAGGTTTTATCAGCCTTCTATGGTGGCAGAAGCATCACACTCAAATTGTTTATCTCAAATGCAAACAGAATGCACTGGAGGAATGTCAGATGTTTCTCACTTTACCATAGGAAATACCAGCTATGGACAGACACCTGTTGCAGGCACTGAGAGGCTTCAGGTCCATTTTACAAGGGAAGGCAGCACTCAATCTGATCATATCCCAGTATCAAATGATGCTTCTCCAAAGGGCATCAAGCAACTAGACTACAGGTCTCAGAAGAGGAGAACGTTTGACCTTCAACTGCCGGCTGATGTATATATAGACATTGAAGATAGTGATGAATATGGGCAGACAAATATCACTGAGCCATCATGTAGTTCTAGTATTCTCAAGAATGGAACTTGCTCTCTCTATTCTGAGAATGATGTGAAGCTCACTCTAGCGAGTAGTCACGGAGAAGACCATTACATGTCGAAGTCACCAACACAAGTCAGTGTATCAGCCTGCAGCACAGTCGATATAAGTAAATCTACAACAGAAATGTGTTTTGAGAGACCCGCAAACTCTGCGTTTGTTCAGTTACTTGGCTTCAAGACACACAGTGAATGTAGCCAACGGCACCATTCTTCGGTGAGATCAAATACACTTTTTGTGGATAGGCACAGTGATCAACAGGCTACTTCAGAGTTCTTGTATGCGAATGTACACACAAAAAGAGAATGGCCATTCTCTAGTCATGAATCTG GTGGGAATGGGAGCTCTGTGTTTTTTCTCGATCAGACATCCTATAATTATAATGTCTCAACATCTAGAGCATTACAATTGAACACTAAGAGAAGTGGCAGAAGTTTTTCATTTGATTGTAATAACCCGGAGATACGATCTAGACAAGAGTCAACTCATGATGTCCAGGCACCTGTAAGGGCCCCTCACTTCACCTGCTCAAATTCAGGTCTGATGTCTCCTTCAATGCCTTCTTCAATCACAATTCCCCAGGCCGATTCAACCAGTTATGGATCTTCATTTATTTCATCTTGGAGAAAACCTGCCACCAGCATAAGCAACGAGACACTTGCGATTCAAACACTTCCATGCTGCAGTGGATCATCAAATCCTAGTAATGAGATGTTGAGTTCCAAGGTAGATGCTCAGATTCCTATTCCTTGTGAATGGTGGCAATATGGTAGGAACCTGACCACAAGCCAAGAATCTGGTTTTGGTGTCTATCGGACAAATGGATTTCACCATGGTTTTCGACCagattctcattctgtactacaTTCAAAAGTTGTATCTAGTGAGCCAGACCAGACCGATGACAGTAATGAAGGTCTTCATGATTATACATCTGGAAGCTGTGTAAAGGGTTTTGCAAGTAGAGATTTGAAAAGTCCAACAAACATGAACATAAATCAAGTATTTCCAAGTGGTATTGAAGATGTTGAGGATAAATACGACAAATTGTCAGTGGGTTCATCTTGTCTCAGAAAGAAGATATCTTGTAATTTGTCTGTTGGCTTGAACAAACATGCCTCCAAAGTGGCTTTTAGCTTCTCAAGTGGACAACCTCAGCTTAATTCCAGATCTGATGCCGTTGCTCCAGACATTGGGAGGAAAGTAGAAAAGGAGCTAGATTATTCTCTCTGTAATCTGCAGGAAGTCATGCCAAGTTGTCAGTTTAAGGATCACAAGATGCAGGGAAATGAAGTTTCTGAAAACAATGGCGAAAAAATCCTTCGTCTTTTTGTTCATGATAAAAATCAGCAAATTAACATGTCTGTTTCTGTTGGACATATGGAAAAACATTTAACTGACAATACCAAGATTATGATAAATGATGACATGACCTTCACAGACTTGGGATGTGATCCAAAAGTCCTAAAATCGCAGACAGATATTCATGTTGGTGACTCAGTCACTGAAACATGTCCTGGGGAGTGCAAAGGGAGCTTTAAGAATCACATTGATCTGAATGTTGAGTTAGCATGTACAGATTATCCCATATCTTCAGTGAAACTACCTCAAGGCgagatagtggttcagtcatcacaCTGTATACCAAGCTTTGGTGCAAAAATTGCTTCTGCCATTGATTTGGAGGCACCGATATCCCAGTACAAAATGGGTATCATAAATAAGCAGAGATACATCCCATTAAGCGAGAAAGATGGTTCAAAGGAAAAGGACTACTCTGTCGATGCACTAATTAGATTGGCTGCAGAGAATTTGGTTGCTATTTCTATAGATTGCAATGGATGTTTGCCTGGATTTGACACCTTGTCTTGGTTTGCGGAAGTTGTATCATGCAGTGCAGAAAATCCAATGCTTCTGGGTAATGTGGGAGATGGTGGTACAAAATCTTCAGATTATGATGATTTTGATCTTTTTGAAGCCATGACGCTGACCCTTGAAGAAATTAAGGTGGATCAGTATTGGTCTAGACCTAAAGAGCTCGATGACAAAGATGTAAAGAAAGACAAAGGAGATGCAGGTTTAGCTTCATTGCTTCTCACAAAGCCTCGGCGTGGCCAGGCACGAAAGAGGAGGCAGCGGAAGGACTTCCAGAGAGATATCCTGCCAGGGCTAGCAACACTGTCAAGGCACGAAATAACAGAGGATCTTCGAACCATTGGGGTGATGATGCAAGCATCAGGTAGCCCTTGGCAGACAGCTTTAACAAGAAGGACCAAAGGTCAGAATCAAATGACCTGCAGAGCGAAGGGAAGGAGGCAGCCTAGAAGTTTGGCCATCACCATCGAGGAGATTCACGTCAGCCCCCCTCTGCATCCACAACCCGGTAATTTTGAAGTAGGAGTTAATGACAGGAGCATGATCGGATGGGGAAGGATAACAAGGCGGCCGCGCAGGCAGAGATGCCCTCCTGGCAGTCTCCCTCTTCCTCTAACTTAG
- the LOC135585181 gene encoding uncharacterized protein LOC135585181 isoform X1, producing the protein MATKVQNKNYLPGYCSMQDVKEDATSGWYTYFQDKKSSEYLHDSYVPKLVNGNSGQDKEMLKQMMLEHDTIFRNQVFELHRLYRIQKDLMNEFQTRRFYQPSMVAEASHSNCLSQMQTECTGGMSDVSHFTIGNTSYGQTPVAGTERLQVHFTREGSTQSDHIPVSNDASPKGIKQLDYRSQKRRTFDLQLPADVYIDIEDSDEYGQTNITEPSCSSSILKNGTCSLYSENDVKLTLASSHGEDHYMSKSPTQVSVSACSTVDISKSTTEMCFERPANSAFVQLLGFKTHSECSQRHHSSVRSNTLFVDRHSDQQATSEFLYANVHTKREWPFSSHESGGNGSSVFFLDQTSYNYNVSTSRALQLNTKRSGRSFSFDCNNPEIRSRQESTHDVQAPVRAPHFTCSNSGLMSPSMPSSITIPQADSTSYGSSFISSWRKPATSISNETLAIQTLPCCSGSSNPSNEMLSSKVDAQIPIPCEWWQYGRNLTTSQESGFGVYRTNGFHHGFRPDSHSVLHSKVVSSEPDQTDDSNEGLHDYTSGSCVKGFASRDLKSPTNMNINQVFPSGIEDVEDKYDKLSVGSSCLRKKISCNLSVGLNKHASKVAFSFSSGQPQLNSRSDAVAPDIGRKVEKELDYSLCNLQEVMPSCQFKDHKMQGNEVSENNGEKILRLFVHDKNQQINMSVSVGHMEKHLTDNTKIMINDDMTFTDLGCDPKVLKSQTDIHVGDSVTETCPGECKGSFKNHIDLNVELACTDYPISSVKLPQGEIVVQSSHCIPSFGAKIASAIDLEAPISQYKMGIINKQRYIPLSEKDGSKEKDYSVDALIRLAAENLVAISIDCNGCLPGFDTLSWFAEVVSCSAENPMLLGNVGDGGTKSSDYDDFDLFEAMTLTLEEIKVDQYWSRPKELDDKDVKKDKGDAGLASLLLTKPRRGQARKRRQRKDFQRDILPGLATLSRHEITEDLRTIGVMMQASGSPWQTALTRRTKGQNQMTCRAKGRRQPRSLAITIEEIHVSPPLHPQPGNFEVGVNDRSMIGWGRITRRPRRQRCPPGSLPLPLT; encoded by the exons ATGGCAACAAAAGTGCAGAATAAAAATTACCTTCCAGGATATTGTTCCATGCAGGATGTTAAGGAGGATGCAACAAGCGGTTGGTATACTTACTTTCAGGATAAGAAATCAAGTGAGTATCTCCATGATAGTTACGTACCAAAGCTGGTGAATGGAAACTCAGGGCAGGATAAAGAAATGTTAAAGCAGATGATGCTTGAACATGACACCATATTTAGGAACCAG GTATTTGAACTTCATCGTCTTTATAGAATACAGAAAGACTTGATGAATGAGTTTCAAACTAGAAGGTTTTATCAGCCTTCTATGGTGGCAGAAGCATCACACTCAAATTGTTTATCTCAAATGCAAACAGAATGCACTGGAGGAATGTCAGATGTTTCTCACTTTACCATAGGAAATACCAGCTATGGACAGACACCTGTTGCAGGCACTGAGAGGCTTCAGGTCCATTTTACAAGGGAAGGCAGCACTCAATCTGATCATATCCCAGTATCAAATGATGCTTCTCCAAAGGGCATCAAGCAACTAGACTACAGGTCTCAGAAGAGGAGAACGTTTGACCTTCAACTGCCGGCTGATGTATATATAGACATTGAAGATAGTGATGAATATGGGCAGACAAATATCACTGAGCCATCATGTAGTTCTAGTATTCTCAAGAATGGAACTTGCTCTCTCTATTCTGAGAATGATGTGAAGCTCACTCTAGCGAGTAGTCACGGAGAAGACCATTACATGTCGAAGTCACCAACACAAGTCAGTGTATCAGCCTGCAGCACAGTCGATATAAGTAAATCTACAACAGAAATGTGTTTTGAGAGACCCGCAAACTCTGCGTTTGTTCAGTTACTTGGCTTCAAGACACACAGTGAATGTAGCCAACGGCACCATTCTTCGGTGAGATCAAATACACTTTTTGTGGATAGGCACAGTGATCAACAGGCTACTTCAGAGTTCTTGTATGCGAATGTACACACAAAAAGAGAATGGCCATTCTCTAGTCATGAATCTG GTGGGAATGGGAGCTCTGTGTTTTTTCTCGATCAGACATCCTATAATTATAATGTCTCAACATCTAGAGCATTACAATTGAACACTAAGAGAAGTGGCAGAAGTTTTTCATTTGATTGTAATAACCCGGAGATACGATCTAGACAAGAGTCAACTCATGATGTCCAGGCACCTGTAAGGGCCCCTCACTTCACCTGCTCAAATTCAGGTCTGATGTCTCCTTCAATGCCTTCTTCAATCACAATTCCCCAGGCCGATTCAACCAGTTATGGATCTTCATTTATTTCATCTTGGAGAAAACCTGCCACCAGCATAAGCAACGAGACACTTGCGATTCAAACACTTCCATGCTGCAGTGGATCATCAAATCCTAGTAATGAGATGTTGAGTTCCAAGGTAGATGCTCAGATTCCTATTCCTTGTGAATGGTGGCAATATGGTAGGAACCTGACCACAAGCCAAGAATCTGGTTTTGGTGTCTATCGGACAAATGGATTTCACCATGGTTTTCGACCagattctcattctgtactacaTTCAAAAGTTGTATCTAGTGAGCCAGACCAGACCGATGACAGTAATGAAGGTCTTCATGATTATACATCTGGAAGCTGTGTAAAGGGTTTTGCAAGTAGAGATTTGAAAAGTCCAACAAACATGAACATAAATCAAGTATTTCCAAGTGGTATTGAAGATGTTGAGGATAAATACGACAAATTGTCAGTGGGTTCATCTTGTCTCAGAAAGAAGATATCTTGTAATTTGTCTGTTGGCTTGAACAAACATGCCTCCAAAGTGGCTTTTAGCTTCTCAAGTGGACAACCTCAGCTTAATTCCAGATCTGATGCCGTTGCTCCAGACATTGGGAGGAAAGTAGAAAAGGAGCTAGATTATTCTCTCTGTAATCTGCAGGAAGTCATGCCAAGTTGTCAGTTTAAGGATCACAAGATGCAGGGAAATGAAGTTTCTGAAAACAATGGCGAAAAAATCCTTCGTCTTTTTGTTCATGATAAAAATCAGCAAATTAACATGTCTGTTTCTGTTGGACATATGGAAAAACATTTAACTGACAATACCAAGATTATGATAAATGATGACATGACCTTCACAGACTTGGGATGTGATCCAAAAGTCCTAAAATCGCAGACAGATATTCATGTTGGTGACTCAGTCACTGAAACATGTCCTGGGGAGTGCAAAGGGAGCTTTAAGAATCACATTGATCTGAATGTTGAGTTAGCATGTACAGATTATCCCATATCTTCAGTGAAACTACCTCAAGGCgagatagtggttcagtcatcacaCTGTATACCAAGCTTTGGTGCAAAAATTGCTTCTGCCATTGATTTGGAGGCACCGATATCCCAGTACAAAATGGGTATCATAAATAAGCAGAGATACATCCCATTAAGCGAGAAAGATGGTTCAAAGGAAAAGGACTACTCTGTCGATGCACTAATTAGATTGGCTGCAGAGAATTTGGTTGCTATTTCTATAGATTGCAATGGATGTTTGCCTGGATTTGACACCTTGTCTTGGTTTGCGGAAGTTGTATCATGCAGTGCAGAAAATCCAATGCTTCTGGGTAATGTGGGAGATGGTGGTACAAAATCTTCAGATTATGATGATTTTGATCTTTTTGAAGCCATGACGCTGACCCTTGAAGAAATTAAGGTGGATCAGTATTGGTCTAGACCTAAAGAGCTCGATGACAAAGATGTAAAGAAAGACAAAGGAGATGCAGGTTTAGCTTCATTGCTTCTCACAAAGCCTCGGCGTGGCCAGGCACGAAAGAGGAGGCAGCGGAAGGACTTCCAGAGAGATATCCTGCCAGGGCTAGCAACACTGTCAAGGCACGAAATAACAGAGGATCTTCGAACCATTGGGGTGATGATGCAAGCATCAGGTAGCCCTTGGCAGACAGCTTTAACAAGAAGGACCAAAGGTCAGAATCAAATGACCTGCAGAGCGAAGGGAAGGAGGCAGCCTAGAAGTTTGGCCATCACCATCGAGGAGATTCACGTCAGCCCCCCTCTGCATCCACAACCCGGTAATTTTGAAGTAGGAGTTAATGACAGGAGCATGATCGGATGGGGAAGGATAACAAGGCGGCCGCGCAGGCAGAGATGCCCTCCTGGCAGTCTCCCTCTTCCTCTAACTTAG
- the LOC135585181 gene encoding uncharacterized protein LOC135585181 isoform X3: MNEFQTRRFYQPSMVAEASHSNCLSQMQTECTGGMSDVSHFTIGNTSYGQTPVAGTERLQVHFTREGSTQSDHIPVSNDASPKGIKQLDYRSQKRRTFDLQLPADVYIDIEDSDEYGQTNITEPSCSSSILKNGTCSLYSENDVKLTLASSHGEDHYMSKSPTQVSVSACSTVDISKSTTEMCFERPANSAFVQLLGFKTHSECSQRHHSSVRSNTLFVDRHSDQQATSEFLYANVHTKREWPFSSHESGGNGSSVFFLDQTSYNYNVSTSRALQLNTKRSGRSFSFDCNNPEIRSRQESTHDVQAPVRAPHFTCSNSGLMSPSMPSSITIPQADSTSYGSSFISSWRKPATSISNETLAIQTLPCCSGSSNPSNEMLSSKVDAQIPIPCEWWQYGRNLTTSQESGFGVYRTNGFHHGFRPDSHSVLHSKVVSSEPDQTDDSNEGLHDYTSGSCVKGFASRDLKSPTNMNINQVFPSGIEDVEDKYDKLSVGSSCLRKKISCNLSVGLNKHASKVAFSFSSGQPQLNSRSDAVAPDIGRKVEKELDYSLCNLQEVMPSCQFKDHKMQGNEVSENNGEKILRLFVHDKNQQINMSVSVGHMEKHLTDNTKIMINDDMTFTDLGCDPKVLKSQTDIHVGDSVTETCPGECKGSFKNHIDLNVELACTDYPISSVKLPQGEIVVQSSHCIPSFGAKIASAIDLEAPISQYKMGIINKQRYIPLSEKDGSKEKDYSVDALIRLAAENLVAISIDCNGCLPGFDTLSWFAEVVSCSAENPMLLGNVGDGGTKSSDYDDFDLFEAMTLTLEEIKVDQYWSRPKELDDKDVKKDKGDAGLASLLLTKPRRGQARKRRQRKDFQRDILPGLATLSRHEITEDLRTIGVMMQASGSPWQTALTRRTKGQNQMTCRAKGRRQPRSLAITIEEIHVSPPLHPQPGNFEVGVNDRSMIGWGRITRRPRRQRCPPGSLPLPLT, from the exons ATGAATGAGTTTCAAACTAGAAGGTTTTATCAGCCTTCTATGGTGGCAGAAGCATCACACTCAAATTGTTTATCTCAAATGCAAACAGAATGCACTGGAGGAATGTCAGATGTTTCTCACTTTACCATAGGAAATACCAGCTATGGACAGACACCTGTTGCAGGCACTGAGAGGCTTCAGGTCCATTTTACAAGGGAAGGCAGCACTCAATCTGATCATATCCCAGTATCAAATGATGCTTCTCCAAAGGGCATCAAGCAACTAGACTACAGGTCTCAGAAGAGGAGAACGTTTGACCTTCAACTGCCGGCTGATGTATATATAGACATTGAAGATAGTGATGAATATGGGCAGACAAATATCACTGAGCCATCATGTAGTTCTAGTATTCTCAAGAATGGAACTTGCTCTCTCTATTCTGAGAATGATGTGAAGCTCACTCTAGCGAGTAGTCACGGAGAAGACCATTACATGTCGAAGTCACCAACACAAGTCAGTGTATCAGCCTGCAGCACAGTCGATATAAGTAAATCTACAACAGAAATGTGTTTTGAGAGACCCGCAAACTCTGCGTTTGTTCAGTTACTTGGCTTCAAGACACACAGTGAATGTAGCCAACGGCACCATTCTTCGGTGAGATCAAATACACTTTTTGTGGATAGGCACAGTGATCAACAGGCTACTTCAGAGTTCTTGTATGCGAATGTACACACAAAAAGAGAATGGCCATTCTCTAGTCATGAATCTG GTGGGAATGGGAGCTCTGTGTTTTTTCTCGATCAGACATCCTATAATTATAATGTCTCAACATCTAGAGCATTACAATTGAACACTAAGAGAAGTGGCAGAAGTTTTTCATTTGATTGTAATAACCCGGAGATACGATCTAGACAAGAGTCAACTCATGATGTCCAGGCACCTGTAAGGGCCCCTCACTTCACCTGCTCAAATTCAGGTCTGATGTCTCCTTCAATGCCTTCTTCAATCACAATTCCCCAGGCCGATTCAACCAGTTATGGATCTTCATTTATTTCATCTTGGAGAAAACCTGCCACCAGCATAAGCAACGAGACACTTGCGATTCAAACACTTCCATGCTGCAGTGGATCATCAAATCCTAGTAATGAGATGTTGAGTTCCAAGGTAGATGCTCAGATTCCTATTCCTTGTGAATGGTGGCAATATGGTAGGAACCTGACCACAAGCCAAGAATCTGGTTTTGGTGTCTATCGGACAAATGGATTTCACCATGGTTTTCGACCagattctcattctgtactacaTTCAAAAGTTGTATCTAGTGAGCCAGACCAGACCGATGACAGTAATGAAGGTCTTCATGATTATACATCTGGAAGCTGTGTAAAGGGTTTTGCAAGTAGAGATTTGAAAAGTCCAACAAACATGAACATAAATCAAGTATTTCCAAGTGGTATTGAAGATGTTGAGGATAAATACGACAAATTGTCAGTGGGTTCATCTTGTCTCAGAAAGAAGATATCTTGTAATTTGTCTGTTGGCTTGAACAAACATGCCTCCAAAGTGGCTTTTAGCTTCTCAAGTGGACAACCTCAGCTTAATTCCAGATCTGATGCCGTTGCTCCAGACATTGGGAGGAAAGTAGAAAAGGAGCTAGATTATTCTCTCTGTAATCTGCAGGAAGTCATGCCAAGTTGTCAGTTTAAGGATCACAAGATGCAGGGAAATGAAGTTTCTGAAAACAATGGCGAAAAAATCCTTCGTCTTTTTGTTCATGATAAAAATCAGCAAATTAACATGTCTGTTTCTGTTGGACATATGGAAAAACATTTAACTGACAATACCAAGATTATGATAAATGATGACATGACCTTCACAGACTTGGGATGTGATCCAAAAGTCCTAAAATCGCAGACAGATATTCATGTTGGTGACTCAGTCACTGAAACATGTCCTGGGGAGTGCAAAGGGAGCTTTAAGAATCACATTGATCTGAATGTTGAGTTAGCATGTACAGATTATCCCATATCTTCAGTGAAACTACCTCAAGGCgagatagtggttcagtcatcacaCTGTATACCAAGCTTTGGTGCAAAAATTGCTTCTGCCATTGATTTGGAGGCACCGATATCCCAGTACAAAATGGGTATCATAAATAAGCAGAGATACATCCCATTAAGCGAGAAAGATGGTTCAAAGGAAAAGGACTACTCTGTCGATGCACTAATTAGATTGGCTGCAGAGAATTTGGTTGCTATTTCTATAGATTGCAATGGATGTTTGCCTGGATTTGACACCTTGTCTTGGTTTGCGGAAGTTGTATCATGCAGTGCAGAAAATCCAATGCTTCTGGGTAATGTGGGAGATGGTGGTACAAAATCTTCAGATTATGATGATTTTGATCTTTTTGAAGCCATGACGCTGACCCTTGAAGAAATTAAGGTGGATCAGTATTGGTCTAGACCTAAAGAGCTCGATGACAAAGATGTAAAGAAAGACAAAGGAGATGCAGGTTTAGCTTCATTGCTTCTCACAAAGCCTCGGCGTGGCCAGGCACGAAAGAGGAGGCAGCGGAAGGACTTCCAGAGAGATATCCTGCCAGGGCTAGCAACACTGTCAAGGCACGAAATAACAGAGGATCTTCGAACCATTGGGGTGATGATGCAAGCATCAGGTAGCCCTTGGCAGACAGCTTTAACAAGAAGGACCAAAGGTCAGAATCAAATGACCTGCAGAGCGAAGGGAAGGAGGCAGCCTAGAAGTTTGGCCATCACCATCGAGGAGATTCACGTCAGCCCCCCTCTGCATCCACAACCCGGTAATTTTGAAGTAGGAGTTAATGACAGGAGCATGATCGGATGGGGAAGGATAACAAGGCGGCCGCGCAGGCAGAGATGCCCTCCTGGCAGTCTCCCTCTTCCTCTAACTTAG